One window of the uncultured Paludibaculum sp. genome contains the following:
- a CDS encoding SEC-C domain-containing protein, producing the protein MASAAQITANRANAQQSTGPRSEQGKTRSSQNNLRYGFRSQSVLLPGDDPAEYEELLDELTVHFDADDLTTQRYVREMADAEWRLRRVRAHQEVLLTGKINELAATRPTLSPIHLQALAFESLYRDTTFTQFLTYEAKFERQYERAYKGWMRTREKLSIHKAREIRSQFEASLVTPTKWTDEPNARPESPAITPRQPGLEAKSQSRRPEPPSSIPPAPAAIPRSAPCPCGSGEKYKRCCGRNAPAVLAHATGGSPVQGVPSV; encoded by the coding sequence ATGGCATCCGCCGCTCAGATCACCGCCAACCGCGCCAACGCGCAACAGTCCACCGGGCCCCGCTCCGAACAGGGCAAAACTCGTTCTTCGCAAAACAACCTCCGCTACGGATTCCGCTCGCAATCCGTCCTGCTCCCCGGCGATGACCCCGCCGAATATGAGGAACTCCTGGACGAGTTGACCGTCCATTTCGATGCCGACGACCTCACCACACAGCGCTATGTCCGCGAGATGGCCGATGCCGAATGGCGCCTCCGTCGTGTCCGGGCTCACCAGGAAGTCCTCCTCACCGGGAAGATCAACGAACTCGCCGCGACCCGCCCAACCCTCAGCCCCATCCACCTCCAGGCCCTGGCCTTCGAATCGCTCTACCGCGATACAACATTCACTCAGTTTCTGACGTACGAAGCCAAATTCGAGCGCCAATACGAGCGCGCCTACAAGGGCTGGATGCGGACCAGGGAGAAGCTCAGTATCCACAAAGCCCGCGAGATCCGGTCCCAGTTCGAGGCGTCGCTGGTCACACCAACAAAATGGACGGACGAACCCAATGCCCGCCCGGAATCCCCCGCCATCACGCCACGGCAACCGGGACTCGAAGCCAAATCGCAGTCTCGCCGTCCGGAACCACCGTCATCCATTCCGCCGGCGCCTGCGGCCATCCCGCGCAGCGCCCCCTGCCCCTGCGGATCTGGTGAGAAATACAAGCGTTGCTGCGGCCGCAACGCCCCAGCCGTCCTCGCCCACGCCACCGGAGGATCGCCCGTCCAAGGCGTGCCTTCCGTCTGA
- a CDS encoding chemotaxis protein CheB has product MSDKPAPDTDPLAPATPDPGQPAHEEGPEARPAIPVVGIGASAGGLEVFKRLLAELPGDTGLAIVFVQHLEPNHPSMLSQILSRITSMPVNDATDGTIVEANHVYVIPANVDLTIQDGALRLATRTQTPGMHMPIDRFLRSMAKECGNRAIAVILSGTGTDGSGGVEAIKAAGGVTFAQDEASAKFASMPQAAIATGCVDFVLRPEEIAAELARVSHHSYMARPPRPQEDATGDEEHFGGILAVLRAATGIDFSLYREKMIKRRILRRLALCNIGSLQEYGERLKNDANELVALQRDLLIGVTSFFRDLESFECLKTIVFPRLVQGRRATEAIRVWVAGCATGEEAFSIAISLDEFFSETGVSFPVQIFASDISVASIEKARTGTYSENIEADLSRERLNRYFTKIDGGYRIKKSLREMCVFTRHNLIDDPPFSKVDLISCRNVLIYLGGVQKDILPVFHFALNPAGFLLLGASEAAASGDLFSVADREHRIFSKRGMARRPPLFHGSTPVPRRGVQRSIDWDEPAPEPWNSSDVRKEVDRILLSKFSPAGVVVDENMEVLEVRGQANRYLTLPAGKVSFSLIKLISDTGLFLEVEKLIQQAQKSGEPARQERVTYEFEGSPGEVTVEALPLISERSRSTLVLFEPAQELTQDPPRPAGEPMEGDSRDRQIARLKQQLAEAKQRFLAAVEAHQSSREEIQTNTEEALSANEELQSLNEELETAKEELQSTNEELITVNDELQAKNAALAQARDFAMSIVETVRQPLLVLDTKLTISMANRAFYQTFRVSSAEAEGQPIFSLTGGSWDVPELRKALEILLQSGSAFPDLEVDKDFPRVGRRSLVMGGCRINHLKMILLAVDDVTERKLTQLALRNSEEHLRQAQKMEAVGRLAGGIAHDFNNLLTTILGYSDLLEDLLANQESAVHQVRQIKAAGERAAALTHRLLAFSRRQVLQPKVLDLNHIVADFDNMLRRLVGERIAVRIDCQPKLWPVRADPGEIGRAVMNLALNARDAMPGGGSLTIKTANVTLSEAEAKEQLVAAGAYVALTICDTGIGFDEEIRAHIFEPFFTTKVTGKGTGLGLATVLGIVEQSGGTIHCESNPGVKTEFTILLPAVNEAVAVGSAPAMSIADAPRGTEVILLVEDEAIVRILARRILESFGYVVFEAADGREGLTFCETHPGQIDLLLSDVVMPELGGRGLAEGAMKVRPGLKVLFMSGHTQDTVLKEGILKGTPFLQKPFTPVMLAQKVRETLGSSAKSAGQG; this is encoded by the coding sequence ATGAGCGATAAACCGGCTCCCGACACCGATCCGTTGGCCCCGGCGACCCCGGACCCCGGTCAGCCAGCGCACGAGGAGGGCCCGGAGGCCAGGCCGGCGATTCCCGTGGTCGGCATTGGGGCTTCCGCGGGCGGTCTGGAGGTTTTCAAGCGCCTGCTGGCGGAACTGCCGGGTGACACCGGCCTGGCCATCGTATTCGTCCAGCATCTCGAGCCAAACCATCCGAGCATGCTGTCGCAAATTCTTTCGCGCATCACTTCCATGCCGGTCAACGACGCGACGGACGGCACCATCGTGGAAGCCAACCACGTTTATGTCATACCGGCCAATGTGGATCTCACCATTCAGGACGGGGCGTTGCGCCTTGCGACGCGTACCCAGACGCCGGGCATGCACATGCCCATTGACCGGTTCCTGCGGTCCATGGCCAAAGAGTGCGGAAACCGGGCCATCGCCGTGATCCTGTCGGGCACGGGCACAGACGGGTCGGGCGGCGTGGAGGCGATCAAGGCCGCGGGGGGCGTGACCTTCGCGCAGGACGAGGCCAGCGCGAAGTTTGCCAGCATGCCACAGGCAGCCATAGCCACGGGTTGCGTGGATTTTGTCCTGCGACCCGAGGAGATCGCGGCCGAACTGGCGAGAGTGAGCCACCATTCGTACATGGCCCGGCCTCCGCGCCCGCAGGAAGACGCGACCGGCGACGAGGAACATTTCGGAGGCATACTCGCGGTTTTGCGCGCGGCTACGGGCATCGACTTTTCGCTGTACCGGGAGAAGATGATCAAGCGGCGCATCCTGCGGCGCCTGGCGCTGTGCAACATCGGCAGCCTGCAAGAGTACGGCGAACGGCTCAAGAACGATGCCAATGAGCTGGTAGCGCTGCAACGGGATCTGCTCATCGGAGTGACCAGCTTTTTCCGGGATCTGGAATCATTTGAGTGTCTGAAGACCATCGTTTTTCCCCGCCTGGTGCAGGGGCGGCGTGCGACCGAAGCGATTCGAGTGTGGGTAGCCGGCTGCGCCACGGGCGAGGAGGCTTTTTCCATCGCCATCTCGCTGGACGAGTTCTTCAGCGAGACCGGGGTGTCGTTTCCAGTTCAGATCTTCGCTTCCGACATCAGCGTGGCGTCGATTGAGAAGGCACGCACGGGTACGTACTCGGAGAACATAGAGGCTGACCTTAGCCGGGAACGTCTGAACCGGTATTTCACGAAGATCGACGGCGGCTATCGCATCAAGAAGTCGCTGCGGGAGATGTGCGTCTTTACCCGGCACAATCTCATTGACGATCCACCGTTTTCGAAGGTCGACCTGATCAGTTGCCGCAACGTTCTTATCTATCTCGGCGGCGTGCAGAAGGACATCCTGCCGGTGTTCCATTTCGCCCTCAACCCGGCTGGGTTTCTCCTACTGGGTGCATCGGAGGCAGCGGCTTCCGGCGACCTGTTCTCGGTGGCTGACCGCGAACACCGCATTTTCTCGAAACGGGGGATGGCCAGAAGGCCCCCGTTGTTTCACGGTTCGACCCCCGTTCCGCGCCGAGGGGTGCAGCGAAGCATCGATTGGGACGAGCCTGCGCCGGAACCATGGAACAGTTCGGATGTACGGAAGGAGGTCGACCGGATCCTGCTTTCCAAATTCAGCCCAGCCGGTGTGGTGGTGGACGAGAACATGGAGGTTCTCGAGGTTCGGGGCCAGGCAAACCGGTACCTTACACTGCCTGCCGGCAAAGTCAGTTTCAGCCTGATCAAGCTGATTTCCGACACCGGCCTGTTTCTGGAAGTCGAGAAGCTGATCCAGCAGGCACAAAAGAGCGGCGAGCCGGCCCGGCAGGAAAGAGTGACCTACGAATTCGAAGGTAGCCCAGGCGAAGTGACCGTGGAAGCGCTGCCGCTGATCTCCGAACGCTCCCGCTCCACTCTGGTGTTGTTCGAACCGGCGCAGGAGTTGACGCAGGACCCGCCAAGGCCGGCCGGTGAGCCCATGGAAGGCGACAGCCGGGACCGCCAGATCGCGCGGCTGAAGCAGCAACTTGCCGAGGCAAAACAACGCTTCCTTGCGGCTGTGGAGGCTCATCAATCTTCCCGAGAGGAGATCCAGACCAACACCGAAGAGGCTCTCTCGGCCAATGAGGAACTGCAGAGCCTGAACGAGGAACTGGAGACCGCCAAGGAAGAGCTGCAATCGACGAACGAAGAACTCATCACGGTCAACGATGAATTGCAGGCAAAGAATGCCGCGCTCGCGCAGGCGCGTGATTTTGCCATGTCGATCGTTGAGACTGTGCGCCAGCCCCTGCTGGTGCTTGATACGAAGCTCACCATCAGCATGGCGAACCGAGCCTTCTACCAGACGTTCCGGGTGTCGAGCGCGGAGGCGGAAGGGCAACCGATCTTTTCGTTGACCGGCGGCAGTTGGGACGTGCCGGAGCTTCGGAAAGCGCTGGAAATACTCCTCCAAAGCGGTAGCGCATTTCCGGATCTGGAGGTGGACAAGGACTTCCCCAGGGTGGGGCGCAGAAGTCTCGTGATGGGAGGCTGCCGCATCAACCATCTGAAGATGATTTTGCTGGCCGTGGACGACGTCACGGAGCGGAAGCTGACACAACTCGCCTTGCGCAACAGTGAGGAGCATCTGCGGCAGGCCCAGAAGATGGAAGCGGTGGGCCGGTTGGCGGGTGGCATCGCGCATGATTTCAACAACCTGCTCACCACTATATTGGGCTACAGCGACCTGCTTGAAGATCTATTGGCCAACCAGGAGTCCGCTGTCCATCAGGTGCGCCAGATCAAGGCCGCCGGAGAGCGGGCTGCCGCGCTGACCCACCGCCTGTTGGCCTTCAGCCGGCGCCAGGTGCTGCAGCCCAAGGTTTTGGACCTGAACCACATCGTCGCCGATTTTGACAACATGCTGCGGCGTCTGGTGGGCGAGCGGATTGCGGTCAGGATCGATTGCCAGCCGAAGCTTTGGCCGGTGCGGGCGGATCCTGGCGAGATCGGCCGGGCCGTGATGAATCTCGCACTCAACGCGCGCGACGCCATGCCGGGCGGAGGTTCGCTGACGATCAAGACCGCTAACGTCACCCTCTCTGAAGCAGAGGCCAAGGAGCAGTTGGTTGCTGCAGGGGCCTACGTGGCGCTGACCATATGTGACACCGGTATTGGGTTTGACGAAGAGATCCGAGCCCACATCTTCGAGCCGTTCTTCACGACGAAGGTAACAGGCAAAGGCACGGGCCTGGGCTTGGCTACGGTTCTGGGCATTGTTGAGCAGAGCGGTGGCACCATCCATTGTGAGTCGAATCCCGGAGTGAAGACCGAATTCACAATTCTTCTACCGGCCGTCAATGAGGCGGTGGCGGTGGGATCAGCACCGGCGATGAGCATCGCCGATGCGCCAAGAGGCACCGAAGTCATCCTACTGGTTGAGGACGAAGCCATCGTGCGCATCCTCGCGCGTCGAATCCTGGAGTCGTTTGGTTATGTGGTTTTTGAAGCCGCTGATGGGCGGGAGGGGTTGACCTTCTGCGAAACGCACCCGGGTCAGATTGATTTGCTGCTTTCCGACGTGGTGATGCCGGAACTGGGGGGGCGAGGTCTCGCCGAAGGCGCGATGAAGGTCCGGCCTGGCTTGAAAGTGCTATTCATGTCCGGCCATACGCAGGACACCGTTCTCAAGGAAGGGATCCTCAAGGGCACTCCATTTCTGCAGAAGCCATTCACGCCGGTGATGCTCGCCCAGAAGGTGCGAGAGACTCTGGGTTCGTCCGCCAAGTCGGCCGGGCAGGGCTGA